From Arachis hypogaea cultivar Tifrunner chromosome 3, arahy.Tifrunner.gnm2.J5K5, whole genome shotgun sequence:
TGCCAtaattttcttctcaatttccattATTTTTCATTCAACAAACCGTTGAATCACCAGTGAACAAAAGGAAAGAATGCCTCCCATGGCAACAATTCCAACACACAGACCTGAGTTGCATGCTTTGTTCTTCAATCGGTCCATTAGCTGTTTCAAATGCCCAAAAATTGTTGCCTCATGGTCCATGTAACTTTCaaatattgtttttctttcatcgtatatcttctttttttttcgaaccATTTTATTTTGTtgggtttttatttatttatttattttgggatATTGAACACGAATAGGGCACATACGAAATCTTCCCCAATATTGGAAAACACTAATGATAATAAGACGACGACtaatttgaagaagaaagaagaactttGTGTGCAGCATTTAAGGCCACCGATTCCAAAAACCGAAAATTTAGGGTCCAAGAATCTTCGATTTGAACGGTTGCAGCCATCTGATCAAGAAGTGGCTCAAGGAAATAGGTTTGAATTCGGGGAATTTGTTGCGCGTGAAGCTGTGCTTGATGAAGAATATTGGGTATGTCATTTAttgaatattgatttttttttttttttaaagaaaggaACATTGATTTCTATGTATTTATGTGTTTATTTTAAATGTTGTGGTAGACAGCGGCATGGCTGAGATCAGAATGTCAATGGGAGAATAGAATGTATGAAAGGTATGATACATATACATCAGAAATTTGGTTTTTGAGAAttctataatataaatataaaccaTATTAAGATAGGTACGAGTAAACGTTGGCACCAATAAATTTTAAATGGGACACTTTGGTCTTTGTTAAGACTCATTCCTCGctttcaatcaaatttttaatatgtttattgGACGTATAAGCccctaacaaattttattataagaccATTAGGTCTCAAAATGATGAAGGGACCAAAATGATTCTCTAGGACTTCTAgagattaaaattttattcaGGAGCAAAGTGTTCAATCTGAAATTCTTTGAAAACCAATTTAGTTTATAGTCAATAGGAATTGTTGGGCATTGTTTTAACTACTAGTAGTTTTTGATCGAGACATCTGAAGGGATCAGCCGAAGGGTGGTCCATTAAGTTTGCATTGATCCACAGTATATGAAAATCTGGGTACCACCATGCCACTGATTCTCGTTGTGTTTTATCCAGATATATTGATAACTTCAAACGGAAATTTGCTGAGCAGGTAGAGGTTCGGGATAATTATTACTTCGTGCAGTGTATATATTGTATGTCTTAAATGAAAATCTTGACAAGAATTCCTATTGCATAGGAATTTATTGCGTTAAGAAGGCGGTGCAAGGTTCTAAATGGGGAGACCTGCACATGCATTATCACGGTAAATCAATCTCATCTTAGATCCTGATTTAGTTTACTTGAGATTTCAGGTTCCTATATATGAGAAAGAAAACTTGTTAAGTTCCTCACGATTTGATGATAGTTGATTATTTGGGGTCAAGTTTGTCAGGTAAGGAAGCAGCACAACAATTTAAAACATTCAGTATTAAAAAGTGTTGTGGGAACCCTTGATTTGAATATCCGCTATTTGCTGCAAGGCGAGACCTTTCCCGGGGTATTACACttcattattttctaatttcttattgATGAATGCATCTCTTGTTCTGCTTAGCCTTATGGTTGTGATGCTTTAGCTTTTCAATTGTTTCTTCAGGAACACGTAAAGGCTCCACTTTTTGTTAGCATCGACAGAACGGCACCGAGCAGATATGGCTACATTGCAAACTTATGTGTCACCAAACCAGCTCGACAACAGGGAATAGCGAGCAACATGTTATATTTTGCTATTGAAGCTGCAAAATATAATGGTAATATGAAACATTGAAGTTAGAGTCGCTCTTACAATGTATGCCTGATACGTCACACATTTGACCACAAGTTTAACATAAATTCCTGTTTTTAACAGGGGTGACTCAAATATATGTTCATGTTGATAGAAATAATAGGCCTGCACAGATGTTGTACCAGAAGTTGGGCTTCCAGGTAACAAAGTTTTATGAATTATTTTCCATTATTTTGAATTCTAGTTAAAAGTCAAAAATCGGTTATGATTTACCATGGTTGTTTAACTTATGATGATGGAAGTTCCATGTTCTATAAACCTATGAAGTGGCTTGTATTTTGATGTtataacattaattttcaatttacTAATTTTGAtaaactaacaattatcaataaaCCGCAGGAGCGCATAacttgaaatattaaaattattcatattatttcttGGGAATAAAgtttctttgttcaattttgagGATTCATAGATGCATGGGTCTTGGGTATTTTCAAAATGTTATTATACTAGTTGGAGTGTTGATTCCACACTAATAATAGTTTCGCCATTTTTTGTACTAGATTTTATTGCTTCTAACCTTGGTGTATTTCAGATGGTTGAGACGGCAAACACCAAATTGTCGCTAGAGGAAACATTCTTGCTACGTTTGCAGACTTAAATACAAAAGATTATTGGTTATACTTCAATTGGATGGTTCTGGAGCTGGTGcgagtttcaaatttaaaacgcTTCATGTTCCCGTAATTATTGGATGTAGATATGTTTATGTTGTTCGCAACTCGCAAGTAATTAGCTCCCCTATTTAGTGCATCGCTCTTTTTGTAGATGCAAGTATGTAACAGATTCTATTCTTCCCATAGTTaaatttgacgaaagaaacaacTCAGATATATTAAGAATGAACAAACTGAATATGGATCCAATTTATCTCGCAATTATTGGATTTATGTTGGTGGGTATGATCCCATCCCCATTTTTTTGTATTTCCCTTTGTTAATGAcatgccatatatatatatatatatatatatatatatatatatatatatatatatatatatatatatatatatatatatatatatatatataactttgctattttaattattaaattatattattatacacTAACAATGTTAAGAGTTTTACATATTGATTCAATTAGATTCATATATTTAGATGAATTTTTAAATAGTatctttgaaaattaattatttttattgatgtgttaATACACAATGTATAAAATTCTTACACTATCtgtatatgaaaattaaatttctatattAATACCTAAAACTAGATATAAAAAAAAGGCCAATTGAGGCCTTTAGTATTTATAAGGTTTAGACCTTAACATTTGACATTTGAGGTTTGAAATTTTCAATTGATTCATTTGTCCAAGATTTTGAAGTTTATCGTAGCACATTGCCATAACAGAATCAAGAATGTTATCGATAGAAATTCCATTGTACTATACGCtaacattaatttaatttaaagccTAGTGTTACGTGTATACTAATATCTAAATTCttgctttttcattttgaattgaatttattCTTAGGTGTTTTAATAACACGTCTAGATGCTGCAGCAATGTCATGTCCACCATGGACAAGATATGTCTTCAGTCATGGCAGTGTTATAGGGTTGTGCTACTCTATTTTGGCAGTCATGGCAGTGTTATACGCTCAGGATGATTCTATTTTACAGGTCATTAGACACTCACATAGTAGGTGAACAAGTGCACATTTTTGCAAGATGTTTTTTGGTTAGAATGGGGCTGAAAAGTTGCACATTTATCAGAATTTGTAGGATGGGAATTGGATCTTGGTCAAATACTCCATGCATACCACCAATCGAGTAGGATCCTAAATCATGCATCACATCACATGTATTTTTCtaatggaaaagtatagggtatcaATATACTATCTGCTAACTTAttactaacaataattaattattgtatttTAAACACATGTATAAGAAGACACAttcagaaaatatatatataaagacattTCTATTAGATACAgtcataaaaaagacatttttgttAAACACATCCACAAAAACATTTCTgttaaacacaattataaacaagagttggcagaaattggcagaaatgctattgataacgTAGCGAAATTGTTCTCTAATAAAGGGATACGATTCGCTCTGTTgaacaaagtaaaaaaataaaaaggtacACGATTCCTTCTCATATCATTTGATCCTAATAACAGGGAATATGGTACTCCCTAAGCAACCAAAATATGCATCTACAATAACTCTTTGAAGGGAAACCCAACTTGAGTGTCAAAAGTGTTTCTGGGAAAGACATAaaaagtaaacaacaaatttacaCGATAATAAGCATACACCCTTTAGAATTTGTTCCATATTCATATTGGTAGAAAGTTTTCACCTGGTCTCATTCTTACATCGAAATATATTTTACTTATGCCAAAAATGTCACCAACTACTACGTAAGTTCATATCTGGTACTAATCCTAATTTATACACCATCCATGGATACTGACGAATAATTCAAAGCACCCTGATAAGGATCAGGGACTTTGACATGACGCAACAAAGGAGAGTTCTGCAAACCAATTATCTCAAGCTGCATGTTTGAGTGGCCCTTCAGAAAAATATCTGTTACCTGCAGAAAAGACATCACATTAAAACCTTTTTCCAACGTCCCACTACTCCAATCAACATTCATTGCACCATATTTTATGATGCCATCATAGTTCGACCATAGATACGGCGTGAAGTATAATGATTGATATACCTGTGTGCATCCAAAAAGATTAAGTGATATCAGTGACGAGCAGCTATCTACTATTAAACCCAATGCATTGTCTGTCAAATTTCGGCACCAAGATAGATCTAGAGCACGCAAATTTTTTGCATGGCTTGCAAGTGATAGGGCTGTGTGGTAGCCAACCTGCATTAAATAGAACTTGGCCCTCAGAAACTGAAACAATACAACTTATCACGTGTGTAAAgagttcttttttctttttctttttccttttttgaaTACTAACTCAAATAGGAAGGATGTTTTGACACTTAGTAAACCACACAGCAATTCCAGCTCCTCACAAATGCTTAAGTGTGCATATGTGGTGGGTTATATAGCATTTATAGCCATATGGGGAGAGAAACACGGAGACAAATAAACGAAGTACCTTCTTAACACTATTAAGTGACAGTTCTTGCAAGGACTCCCCACTTGTCTCCAAAAATGCAGCAATGGCTTCATCACTGCATTAGCAAAGGGGAACAAAAATTTAACAGTTAGTAGCAGACCCTACCAACATAGATATTGAATTAGATAAAATTGATTATCTCAAATCCTGAGTACAAAGGACCATTTAGATCGAAGACTACAAGGGAATCAAACACTTTTGGATGCATAAAAAATGTATAAGAgttcaaattcgaaaatttatatAGCAGTCTTGATAGTGCAAAAACCATTAGAAACTATTTTGAGTCGTCTGTTGCAAATAACAGACTGATCTAAGAAGCAtcctaataaaaataagaaaagatatatgCTCTGTCTATACTAAAGAGAAAGATAGCAGGGAAAATAAGGACCTGAAATGATTACGGCAAAGCTTCAGTGTATGAAGTGCACGGCAATGATTACTTAGATAACCTATGGATAAATCTGTTAATGTCTCCAAGTGCATAATATCAAGCACGCATAATCCATGACAATGTTCTGCAATGATTTTTATTGATGCATCTGTCACATTTCTGCACAtcaaaagaaatgtaaatcaaCAAGTTTTGACAATAATAGAAAAATATGGAGTTTAAATCAAGGGGAAATAAAAGTATCCAAATTCACAAGTAATAGTTAAGTCCACATACGATAAGCAGCCAACCAAAGTTTGAACCAACCACAATGAcggtttcaaataaaattttcggTCATACACAGGAAAATACTTACTGAATTTATGTATCACATCTTAAAAGAGTTTCCAGACATGAAACAACCATACCTAACTCTGATAATACTTAGTAGTTAGTACTTACACACAATTTTGTAAAACGAGCTCTTTTAAGTTGTGACCCCGAGCAGTGATGTAATCCTTGACAAATTCATCACAAACAGTTTTAACACTGGCTACTGACAAAACTTCCAAATGTTCAAGCTCCAGAAGTGCTGGCAGAACCAGTGCAGCATCAATGCCATTGCATTCATCGAGATACAATTCCTTTAGAAGAGATCTTAATGATTCAGCCAAATGAAAAATGCCAGAAGATGTGAGAAGGGAGCACCGGCTGAGGTTGACTGATCTAAGTGCTGGAGCAGAAGAGACAAGTGCTCGCAACCCTAAATCTGAAAGACGACATGCACCCGTAATGGATAGGCTAGTTAATCTAGGCAAGTGCCCCCTTGATTGTGCCAAAGTAGCATATATTACATAATCTGCCAAACATCGCCCACACTGGTCGAGTTGCAGCACCTATTcaaaatgtaaataaaaataaccagAACTCAGGTATCTGTGATGTTAATAATAGAAGCAGACAAGAAGTTAATCAAATCTTCAACAATACAATTGAAATTGaacaagccaagaatataaaccTTTTAAAAAGAACAAAGATTCCCAGTTACACAATCAAAATATAGCAAAATATAGTACCATAAATACTGGCAAATAAGTCAAACATAAACTTAATAGAAAATCTAACACTAAACTATACGTGAGATGAATCACCGTTAACACATAAGTTCAAAACGAGCATATTACATAGAAGGACGTACCACCAAATTGGTAGTGTCACACATTTGGAAACATTTAATAAAGTGCTCCTCCGACAGCCAAGAGCAATTCCTCAACCGAATCTCTGTGGGCGATCCACAAACAAGTAGTCCAAAAAAGTGATCGGTAATCCTATCCGAGTCACACAACAATTGGCTAAGCCTGTGCCTCAGGGAATCAGGCACACTGTCAAGTGAAGCTATGTCATCAACATTCCGAGCAAGAATATCAAGGCAAAGCTCCTGCAATGAAGGGGCCAAGAACTTTCTACCGGTTAGCGCTTGATTCCTCTTAGGAACCCACTTAATAGACTCCACTAAGCTTCTTTCCGAAGGCCCACACCCTGTTTgaaaactcttcttctccctaTCCCGTATGATCTTCATAGCCGTTGAGAAAGGACCTGGCCAATCCTCAATCTCATGCTCAACTTCAGGCTCAGGAACCGAATTGTCATTGGTGTTTTCTTCATCTTCAGCAGTGAAATGAGCAAATCGGGATGCGTTCTCCCTGGCTATGTCCCTAAACCGGTCCATCCTATTCGAGCCATGCTCTCTTTGATtaccattgttattgttgttgttgttagtgtCTCTTGATCGTTCTCGAGCTCTCATTTGGACAGGAACTGCATTACCCTCTTCTGAAGGGAGCTTGGCATCTGATCCATTCTCCAATGTAGTTTCATGAGCAACAGCATTGCGTGGTGGTTCGCCATTAGCAACAACCGCAGATTTCCCTTTCTCTTCCCTGCTGAGTCTCCTTCGTCCCACACTCATGCTTCCAACTTCC
This genomic window contains:
- the LOC112790506 gene encoding GCN5-related N-acetyltransferase 6, chloroplastic isoform X2, coding for MPPMATIPTHRPELHALFFNRSISCFKCPKIVASWAHTKSSPILENTNDNKTTTNLKKKEELCVQHLRPPIPKTENLGSKNLRFERLQPSDQEVAQGNRFEFGEFVAREAVLDEEYWTAAWLRSECQWENRMYERYIDNFKRKFAEQEFIALRRRCKVLNGETCTCIITVRKQHNNLKHSVLKSVVGTLDLNIRYLLQGETFPGEHVKAPLFVSIDRTAPSRYGYIANLCVTKPARQQGIASNMLYFAIEAAKYNGVTQIYVHVDRNNRPAQMLYQKLGFQMVETANTKLSLEETFLLRLQT
- the LOC112790506 gene encoding GCN5-related N-acetyltransferase 6, chloroplastic isoform X1; the protein is MPPMATIPTHRPELHALFFNRSISCFKCPKIVASWSMAHTKSSPILENTNDNKTTTNLKKKEELCVQHLRPPIPKTENLGSKNLRFERLQPSDQEVAQGNRFEFGEFVAREAVLDEEYWTAAWLRSECQWENRMYERYIDNFKRKFAEQEFIALRRRCKVLNGETCTCIITVRKQHNNLKHSVLKSVVGTLDLNIRYLLQGETFPGEHVKAPLFVSIDRTAPSRYGYIANLCVTKPARQQGIASNMLYFAIEAAKYNGVTQIYVHVDRNNRPAQMLYQKLGFQMVETANTKLSLEETFLLRLQT
- the LOC112790507 gene encoding DNA repair protein RAD7, with amino-acid sequence MVPTKTTPKSSKTIDSMHPHTPTQTNEPSSFPPRRRSLRLNSIPNSDPPQFGAVDGSTATAVRVSNDTDSGPTGNAASGKGKRKGRSAVSGTATVKLDESGKGFLNLRSGKKVLMRGMEANQYNAVSNGDPGSGSAKRGRKTISQKSEEEEEEEQQKCETKDTNSYVDAVKIEKQNIDEGLENVVSGNSGKRKLGGGSSSRDAVTVEVGSMSVGRRRLSREEKGKSAVVANGEPPRNAVAHETTLENGSDAKLPSEEGNAVPVQMRARERSRDTNNNNNNNGNQREHGSNRMDRFRDIARENASRFAHFTAEDEENTNDNSVPEPEVEHEIEDWPGPFSTAMKIIRDREKKSFQTGCGPSERSLVESIKWVPKRNQALTGRKFLAPSLQELCLDILARNVDDIASLDSVPDSLRHRLSQLLCDSDRITDHFFGLLVCGSPTEIRLRNCSWLSEEHFIKCFQMCDTTNLVVLQLDQCGRCLADYVIYATLAQSRGHLPRLTSLSITGACRLSDLGLRALVSSAPALRSVNLSRCSLLTSSGIFHLAESLRSLLKELYLDECNGIDAALVLPALLELEHLEVLSVASVKTVCDEFVKDYITARGHNLKELVLQNCVNVTDASIKIIAEHCHGLCVLDIMHLETLTDLSIGYLSNHCRALHTLKLCRNHFSDEAIAAFLETSGESLQELSLNSVKKVGYHTALSLASHAKNLRALDLSWCRNLTDNALGLIVDSCSSLISLNLFGCTQVTDIFLKGHSNMQLEIIGLQNSPLLRHVKVPDPYQGALNYSSVSMDGV